A single Dioscorea cayenensis subsp. rotundata cultivar TDr96_F1 unplaced genomic scaffold, TDr96_F1_v2_PseudoChromosome.rev07_lg8_w22 25.fasta BLBR01000404.1, whole genome shotgun sequence DNA region contains:
- the LOC120254280 gene encoding receptor-like protein kinase, producing the protein MTELRNLKNVTLFNNRFSGVIPQGLGINSSLVQIDFTNNNFCWRHPTKYLSWGNNWRFLNLGYNLLEGNVPADVGNCSSLRRLILRNNKLSGSLPDFAEDSSLLYMDLRENNLNGPLPPSVGNCVNVTMINLSSNKIKGSVPQEIGKLVNLHVLDLSSNRLYGQLPSQISQCSKLDILNLSFNSFNGTVPLSLKNLLLLSQLMLQGNQFSGGIPDFLSGFEMLLELQLGANNFGGMIPSSLGRVSSLQIALNLSSNGLTGQIPSEFANLNRLQSLDVSNNNLTGELTSLRDLSSLLQVNVSYNQFTGSLPKNLLNLLVSFPSSFTGNAGLCCPEGEFSCLKNSSLTLCGGSRIRKDLSTIAIVLISLGSFFFCMLLFLGCGCILLGRRRVTEGRPSLHEGSSFLLNKVIEATENLNEKYILGNGAHGTVYKALLSPNEVYAVKKLVFSTQKGSNVSMVREIQTVGKIRHRNLVRLVDFWLKNDYGLILYEYMENGSLHDVLHEIKPPPVLEWNARYKIALGIAQGLAYLHDDCNPAIIHRDIKPRTFFLDSNMEPHISDFGIAKLMDQISASPQSSAIMGTIGYMSPETAFTTRRNKESDMYSYGVVLLELITRKMAFGSIFFRIT; encoded by the exons ATGACTGAACTTAGAAACCTTAAGAATGTCACTCTTTTCAATAACCGGTTTAGTGGTGTCATACCTCAAGGGTTGGGGATCAACAGTAGTTTAGTGCAAATTGACTtcactaataataatttttgttggaGGCATCCCACCAAATATCTGTCATGGGGAAACAATTGGAGGTTTTTGAACTTGGGTTATAATTTACTCGAAGGTAATGTGCCTGCCGATGTCGGGAACTGTTCAAGTCTGAGGAGGCTGATTCTTAGGAATAACAAGCTCAGTGGTTCTCTACCTGATTTTGCTGAGGATTCAAGCCTGTTGTACATGGATTTGAGGGAGAATAATTTGAATGGGCCATTACCTCCAAGTGTGGGTAATTGTGTTAATGTCACTATGATAAACTTATCAAGCAACAAGATCAAAGGCTCGGTTCCTCAAGAAATTGGAAAGCTAGTTAATTTGCATGTTTTAGATTTATCGAGTAACAGATTATATGGTCAGTTGCCTTCACAAATTTCTCAATGCAGTAAGTTAGATATACTGAATTTGAGCTTTAATTCTTTCAATGGAACAGTTCCATTGAGCCTGAAAAACTTGTTGCTTCTGTCTCAACTGATGCTACAAGGCAATCAATTCAGTGGCGGGATCCCAGATTTCTTGTCAGGATTTGAGATGTTGCTCGAATTGCAGCTTGGTGCTAATAACTTCGGCGGCATGATTCCTTCATCATTGGGCAGAGTAAGCagtcttcaaatagctttaaACCTTAGCAGTAACGGACTAACTGGCCAGATTCCTTCAGAGTTTGCAAATCTGAATAGACTACAGAGTCTTGATGTCTCTAACAATAATCTGACCGGAGAACTAACTTCATTGCGTGATCTTAGTTCATTGCTCCAGGTGAATGTTTCATATAATCAGTTCACTGGTTCTTTGCCGAAAAATTTGTTAAACTTGTTGGTTTCCTTTCCAAGCTCATTTACGGGCAATGCAGGCCTTTGTTGTCCGGAAGGTGAATTTTCTTGCTTGAAGAATAGCAGTCTTACATTATGTGGTGGAAGCAGGATAAGAAAAGATCTCAGTACGATTGCCATTGTGCTGATTAGTCTTGGTTCGTTCTTTTTCTGCATGTTACTGTTCCTTGGATGTGGTTGTATTCTCCTTGGACGTAGGAGAGTTACTGAGGGAAGGCCATCGTTACATGAAGGATCATCTTTCCTCCTGAACAAAGTAATTGAAGCCACTGAAAATTTGAATGAGAAGTACATTTTGGGAAATGGAGCTCATGGAACTGTTTACAAAGCTTTGCTGAGTCCGAATGAAGTCTATGCTGTGAAGAAACTTGTTTtctctactcagaaaggatccaaTGTGAGCATGGTCAGAGAAATCCAAACAGTTGGTAAGATCAGGCATAGAAATCTTGTGAGATTGGTGGACTTTTGGCTGAAAAATGACTATGGATTGATTCTCTACGAATATATGGAAAATGGAAGTCTTCATGATGTTTTACATGAGATAAAGCCTCCGCCAGTTTTGGAATGGAATGCGCGCTACAAGATAGCTCTTGGAATTGCTCAAGGCCTTGCCTATCTCCACGATGACTGCAACCCGGCTATTATTCACCGTGACATCAAACCAAGAACATTCTTTTTAGACTCTAACATGGAACCTCATATCTCTGATTTCGGAATTGCCAAGCTCATGGATCAAATTTCAGCATCTCCTCAGTCCTCGGCAATCATGGGCACCATTGGCTATATGTCACCTG AAACTGCATTTACAACTAGAAGAAACAAGGAGTCCGACATGTATAGCTATGGGGTGGTTCTACTTGAATTGATAACAAGGAAGATGGCTTTTGGATCCATCTTTTTCCGGATAACATGA